A genomic segment from Peribacillus sp. ACCC06369 encodes:
- a CDS encoding acetylornithine transaminase codes for MSSLFPTYARWNIEPDTASGMKITSTTGKEYLDFTSGIGVLNLGHCHEKVKMAVTEQLNKYWHVSNMFNSSIQERTAKMLADASGLSQVFFANSGAEANEAAIKLARKATGRSKIVTCQQSFHGRTFATMAATGQEKIKTGFGPMLASFEYVPFNDNDAMTAAIDENTAAVMIEIVQGEGGIHVVQQSYLDAIQTKCQDHGALLIIDEIQTGIGRTGKPFAFQHFNIQPDIITSAKGLGNGLPIGAMIGKERLSEFFNPGSHGSTFGGNPVSVSAAEAVLMEIFQSGFLKSTVKKAEYLESELAKALNDSEEVIEIRGLGMMVGIECKQDVQGFLMELQEEGLLVLSAGSKVLRLLPSLTVTEPEIDMAINKIKKVLAIKQTI; via the coding sequence ATGAGTTCTTTATTTCCAACATATGCAAGGTGGAACATTGAGCCAGACACAGCGTCAGGAATGAAGATTACGAGTACAACTGGTAAAGAGTATCTGGATTTCACATCCGGAATCGGGGTTTTGAATCTTGGGCATTGTCATGAGAAGGTAAAAATGGCCGTCACGGAACAGCTTAATAAATATTGGCATGTTTCCAACATGTTTAACAGTTCCATACAGGAACGGACAGCAAAAATGCTGGCAGATGCCTCTGGTCTAAGCCAGGTGTTTTTTGCCAACAGTGGTGCCGAGGCGAATGAGGCAGCTATCAAACTTGCACGTAAAGCTACTGGGAGAAGCAAAATTGTCACATGTCAGCAGTCTTTCCACGGCCGCACGTTTGCAACGATGGCTGCAACGGGACAGGAAAAAATCAAAACTGGTTTCGGACCTATGCTAGCTTCGTTCGAATATGTTCCATTTAATGATAATGATGCCATGACAGCAGCCATTGATGAAAATACGGCGGCTGTAATGATTGAAATAGTTCAAGGTGAGGGCGGCATCCATGTTGTACAGCAATCCTATCTGGACGCGATTCAAACTAAATGTCAAGATCACGGAGCCCTTCTTATCATTGATGAAATCCAGACTGGGATAGGACGTACAGGGAAACCATTTGCATTCCAGCATTTCAATATCCAACCGGACATCATCACTTCTGCTAAGGGGCTGGGAAATGGCCTGCCAATCGGGGCGATGATTGGGAAGGAAAGGCTGTCGGAGTTCTTTAACCCTGGAAGTCATGGATCCACTTTTGGAGGTAATCCCGTTAGTGTCTCAGCAGCTGAAGCCGTTTTAATGGAAATTTTCCAATCAGGATTTTTAAAAAGTACCGTGAAAAAGGCTGAATACCTTGAAAGTGAATTGGCAAAAGCATTAAATGATTCGGAAGAAGTGATAGAGATTCGCGGACTGGGAATGATGGTCGGGATTGAATGTAAACAAGATGTTCAGGGGTTTTTAATGGAACTTCAAGAAGAGGGCTTATTAGTATTGAGTGCAGGTTCTAAGGTACTTCGTTTACTTCCATCTCTGACAGTTACTGAACCAGAGATCGATATGGCGATAAACAAAATTAAAAAAGTATTGGCAATTAAACAAACTATCTAA
- a CDS encoding carbamoyl phosphate synthase small subunit, with amino-acid sequence MKSYLYLENGSVFEGELLTKSTEKAITGEIVFFTGMTGYQEVLTDPSYKDQIVIFTYPLIGNYGINEYDFESKKPHVAGVIVYEGNMGHSHYQAKYSLGEYLDKWNIPLLSHVDTRAVVKNIRLEGSMQAVITAEEKFTVEPGLNGLSAHVAEVSTKVVESFGEGDKHVVMMDFGYKKSILDSLVEQGCRVSVVPFDTEFEQIKDLKPDGILLSNGPGDPKQLEYLLGNIKKIITNFPTMGICLGHQLTALAFGGNTKKMLFGHRGANQPVVDLKTKKVYMSSQNHSYEVDEPSLQGTSLQVRFRNVNDSTVEGLMHEDLPIFTTQYHPEANPGPIESSLLFNDFLQMINDYSGREKAYA; translated from the coding sequence ATGAAAAGCTATCTATATTTAGAGAATGGTTCCGTCTTTGAAGGGGAACTGCTGACAAAATCGACTGAAAAAGCAATCACTGGAGAGATTGTCTTTTTTACAGGAATGACCGGATATCAAGAAGTATTGACAGATCCTTCATATAAGGACCAGATTGTCATCTTCACATATCCTCTGATCGGAAATTATGGAATCAATGAATATGATTTTGAAAGTAAGAAGCCGCATGTTGCGGGTGTTATTGTATATGAAGGAAATATGGGCCATTCTCATTATCAAGCTAAATATTCACTTGGTGAATATTTAGACAAGTGGAACATTCCTCTTTTAAGCCATGTTGACACAAGAGCGGTCGTTAAGAATATAAGACTGGAAGGTTCCATGCAAGCAGTCATCACAGCGGAAGAAAAATTCACTGTCGAACCTGGTCTGAATGGTTTATCCGCCCACGTTGCTGAGGTATCCACAAAGGTGGTCGAGAGTTTTGGAGAAGGCGACAAGCACGTGGTGATGATGGATTTCGGTTATAAAAAATCCATATTGGATTCATTGGTTGAGCAAGGCTGCCGAGTTTCGGTCGTACCATTCGATACTGAATTCGAACAAATCAAGGACTTGAAGCCAGATGGTATTTTGCTTTCAAATGGGCCTGGGGATCCAAAACAGCTTGAATACCTTTTAGGAAACATAAAAAAGATCATTACGAATTTCCCGACGATGGGCATCTGTCTCGGTCATCAATTAACGGCACTAGCCTTTGGGGGAAATACAAAAAAAATGCTGTTTGGACATCGCGGAGCGAATCAGCCCGTGGTCGATTTGAAAACGAAAAAGGTGTATATGAGTTCTCAAAATCATAGTTATGAGGTTGATGAACCGAGCTTACAAGGAACATCGCTTCAAGTGAGATTCAGAAATGTGAATGATAGTACAGTTGAGGGGCTCATGCATGAAGACCTGCCAATATTCACTACCCAGTACCACCCAGAGGCAAATCCAGGGCCTATCGAGAGTTCACTACTATTCAACGACTTTTTACAAATGATAAATGATTATAGCGGGAGAGAAAAAGCTTATGCCTAA
- a CDS encoding carbamoyl phosphate synthase large subunit, translated as MPKDDTIKTILVIGSGPIVIGQAAEFDYAGTQACLALKEEGYKVILVNNNPATIMTDDMNADAVYFEPLTVDVLEKIISKEKPDGLLATLGGQTGLNLAYQLDDAGVLEKYKVKLLGTPIDSIKKGEDRELFRELMFEIGEPVPDSTIVHSLEEALAFADKIGFPIIVRPAYTLGGTGGGIADSLDTFKELVRGGLQESPITQCLIERSIAGFKEVEYEVMRDANNTCITICNMENIDPVGIHTGDSIVVAPSQTLSDDEFQMLRAASIKIISALGIIGGCNIQFALDPNSKQYYLIEVNPRVSRSSALASKATGYPIARIAAKLAVGYHLSELINPVTKSTYSSFEPALDYVAVKFPRWPFDKFTTANRKLGTQMKATGEVMALHRSFEGGVQKAVDSLELKTNGLQLASLKNKTVPELWGKLAEKSDERIFVIFEMLRKGVTIEEIHEATTIDYFFLKSFASLIQKEMEIEAMSIDQVTKEELQSYKEKGFSDRYLASVWNVSEMELRAHRISLGLTAVYKTVDTCAAEFESHTNYHYSTYFGENEQKKTDKKKVLMIGSGPIRIGQGIEFDYCSVHGVYALQDENVETIMINNNPETVSTDFATADRLYFEPLTLEYVLNVIEAEDIEDVIVQFGGQTAINLAKGLEDYGVNLLGTSFDTLDQLEDRDRFYQLLQKLDIPHVPGSMANGEEQLIERAEAIGFPVLLRPSYVIGGQGMEIIRSKESLLNRMENGTALVYPVLIDSYIPGKEAEIDLIADGNDVYIPIIAEHVEKAGVHSGDSMALLPAQSLTDDIKDKMTLYAKKLVMELGYKGLMNIQFVIDGNSVYVLEVNPRASRTIPIISKVTDVSLVQIATKILLGKYSLSNVFDKTGLMEEIPYAVVKYPVFSTFALSGLDSKVGPEMKSTGEGIAIGETVNEALTKVFHAQNAKNTSGVYQSESVQLSEDLLVQIEEAGLTLGDSDFDEWLNEGNAAVVLAYGTTEEDKKLRLLAAKYRLLAFTEEETFKAYLQSLENADPGVTSLQEWLVSYSKGVSHV; from the coding sequence ATGCCTAAGGACGACACGATAAAGACCATATTAGTGATTGGTTCGGGGCCGATTGTCATCGGGCAGGCCGCCGAATTCGATTATGCAGGTACACAGGCCTGCCTCGCTTTAAAAGAAGAAGGATATAAAGTCATACTGGTCAACAACAATCCGGCAACGATCATGACTGATGATATGAATGCGGATGCTGTCTATTTCGAACCTTTAACCGTCGATGTACTGGAAAAGATCATTTCCAAAGAAAAGCCGGATGGCCTGCTCGCTACATTAGGAGGTCAGACAGGATTAAATCTTGCTTATCAATTGGATGATGCCGGAGTACTTGAAAAATATAAAGTCAAATTATTGGGAACTCCAATCGACTCCATCAAAAAGGGGGAGGATCGTGAACTGTTCCGTGAGCTGATGTTTGAAATAGGAGAACCAGTTCCAGACAGTACAATTGTCCATTCTCTTGAAGAAGCGCTAGCTTTTGCCGATAAAATCGGTTTTCCCATCATCGTTCGTCCTGCTTATACACTAGGAGGCACTGGCGGTGGGATTGCTGATTCACTGGATACCTTTAAGGAACTCGTACGGGGCGGACTCCAAGAAAGCCCGATTACACAATGCTTGATTGAAAGAAGCATTGCTGGATTTAAAGAAGTCGAATATGAAGTGATGCGAGATGCCAACAATACGTGCATCACCATCTGTAACATGGAAAATATCGATCCGGTAGGGATTCATACAGGTGATTCAATCGTGGTGGCGCCATCACAGACCTTATCTGACGATGAGTTTCAGATGCTGCGTGCCGCTTCCATTAAAATCATCTCTGCTTTAGGTATTATAGGCGGCTGTAACATTCAATTTGCACTTGATCCGAATAGCAAACAATATTATCTAATAGAAGTTAACCCACGCGTCAGCCGTTCGTCGGCACTAGCTTCAAAAGCAACAGGTTATCCAATAGCTCGCATAGCTGCAAAGCTTGCTGTCGGCTACCATTTATCTGAACTTATCAATCCTGTAACGAAAAGCACATATTCAAGCTTCGAACCTGCTCTTGACTATGTAGCGGTGAAGTTCCCGAGGTGGCCATTCGATAAATTTACGACCGCCAACCGCAAATTGGGAACACAGATGAAGGCCACAGGTGAAGTGATGGCTTTACACCGCAGCTTTGAGGGGGGAGTCCAAAAGGCAGTCGATTCTTTGGAATTAAAAACGAATGGACTGCAGCTAGCATCGCTGAAAAATAAAACGGTTCCTGAACTTTGGGGGAAGCTTGCCGAAAAATCTGACGAACGAATATTTGTCATTTTTGAAATGCTTAGAAAAGGCGTGACGATTGAAGAAATCCATGAAGCGACAACCATAGATTATTTCTTCCTTAAATCCTTTGCTTCATTGATCCAAAAAGAAATGGAAATCGAAGCCATGTCAATCGATCAGGTGACTAAGGAAGAATTGCAGTCATACAAGGAAAAGGGTTTCTCAGACCGCTATCTTGCTTCCGTATGGAATGTAAGTGAGATGGAACTGAGAGCACATCGGATATCACTTGGCCTTACGGCGGTCTACAAAACGGTTGATACATGTGCAGCCGAGTTCGAATCACATACTAACTATCACTATTCAACATATTTTGGTGAAAATGAACAGAAAAAGACTGATAAAAAGAAAGTCTTGATGATTGGCAGCGGTCCTATCAGGATCGGACAGGGAATAGAATTTGATTACTGTTCCGTTCACGGGGTTTATGCACTCCAAGATGAAAATGTTGAAACGATCATGATCAATAATAACCCTGAAACGGTAAGTACGGATTTTGCGACGGCAGATCGCCTTTATTTTGAGCCGTTAACCCTTGAATACGTTCTTAATGTAATAGAAGCGGAAGATATTGAAGATGTAATCGTTCAATTTGGCGGACAGACTGCGATAAATCTCGCAAAAGGCCTCGAAGATTACGGTGTCAATTTGTTGGGGACTTCATTTGATACTCTTGATCAATTAGAAGACCGTGATCGCTTTTATCAGCTTCTTCAAAAACTGGATATCCCTCATGTGCCGGGTTCAATGGCTAATGGTGAAGAACAATTAATTGAACGTGCAGAGGCAATCGGTTTTCCAGTGCTCTTACGCCCATCCTATGTAATTGGCGGCCAGGGAATGGAAATCATCCGCTCCAAGGAAAGCTTATTGAATAGAATGGAAAATGGAACGGCACTTGTATATCCCGTGCTAATCGATTCTTATATTCCGGGAAAAGAAGCCGAAATCGATTTGATTGCAGATGGAAATGATGTATATATTCCAATCATTGCTGAACATGTTGAAAAAGCTGGGGTTCATTCAGGGGATAGCATGGCATTGTTGCCGGCTCAATCCTTAACGGATGATATCAAAGATAAAATGACCCTTTATGCCAAAAAACTAGTAATGGAGCTTGGTTATAAAGGACTTATGAACATCCAATTCGTGATTGACGGAAATAGTGTATATGTATTGGAAGTGAATCCCCGTGCCAGTCGGACCATTCCAATCATCAGTAAAGTGACTGACGTATCCTTAGTGCAAATAGCGACAAAAATATTGCTCGGGAAATATTCATTGTCGAATGTGTTCGATAAAACGGGCTTGATGGAAGAAATTCCATATGCAGTCGTAAAATATCCAGTATTCTCTACATTTGCACTTAGCGGACTTGATTCGAAGGTGGGGCCGGAAATGAAATCAACAGGTGAAGGAATCGCCATCGGAGAAACGGTAAATGAAGCATTGACAAAAGTATTTCATGCTCAAAACGCAAAAAATACCTCAGGTGTATATCAATCCGAATCAGTCCAATTAAGTGAAGATTTACTTGTTCAAATCGAAGAAGCAGGTTTGACACTGGGGGATTCTGATTTTGATGAATGGTTAAATGAAGGGAATGCAGCGGTCGTATTGGCATATGGAACAACAGAAGAAGATAAGAAGCTAAGGTTACTGGCAGCAAAATATCGACTACTTGCATTTACGGAAGAAGAGACTTTTAAGGCCTATCTACAATCGTTGGAAAATGCTGATCCAGGGGTTACCTCGCTTCAGGAATGGCTTGTATCATATTCGAAAGGAGTGTCACACGTATGA
- the argF gene encoding ornithine carbamoyltransferase encodes MSSMTAPTQAKILNGKDFLTMKESTPIAIEDLLKLAQTIKGKWQAGEEYTPLKGKTLGMIFEKSSTRTRVSFEVGMMQLGGHALFLSGNDLQIGRGETISDTAKVLSEYIDGIMIRTFEHEKILELSENASIPVINGLTDLAHPCQVLADFLTIIEIKGQLKGLKMSYIGDGNNVANSLMVGCAKMGMDFSIGCPEAYKPDEKVVAYAQKVAEETGSEIVVTTSASEAIKDADIVYSDVWTSMGQEIENSIRLEAFKNYQINGELVNLAKEDYLFMHCLPAHREEEVTAEVIDGPNSVVFHQAGNRLHAQKAVLVDLMS; translated from the coding sequence ATGAGTTCAATGACGGCACCGACACAAGCGAAGATTTTAAATGGAAAAGATTTTTTGACCATGAAGGAGTCTACACCCATAGCAATTGAAGATTTGTTAAAGCTAGCGCAGACCATTAAAGGCAAATGGCAAGCTGGTGAAGAATATACACCTTTAAAAGGGAAAACGCTGGGGATGATTTTTGAAAAATCGTCTACCCGTACCCGTGTATCTTTTGAAGTTGGCATGATGCAGCTTGGCGGACACGCTTTGTTCTTGAGTGGCAATGACTTGCAAATTGGACGTGGGGAAACTATTTCCGATACTGCAAAAGTCCTTTCTGAATATATAGATGGCATCATGATTCGTACCTTCGAGCATGAAAAAATACTGGAGTTGTCAGAAAATGCCTCTATCCCAGTCATCAATGGGTTAACAGACCTTGCACATCCCTGTCAGGTGCTTGCTGACTTCTTGACGATCATCGAGATTAAAGGACAGCTAAAAGGCCTGAAGATGAGTTATATCGGAGATGGCAATAATGTTGCCAATTCATTGATGGTGGGCTGCGCAAAAATGGGAATGGACTTTTCCATTGGGTGTCCTGAGGCCTACAAACCTGACGAAAAGGTCGTTGCCTATGCTCAAAAAGTGGCAGAAGAGACTGGCAGTGAAATTGTGGTGACAACCTCAGCTTCGGAAGCTATAAAAGATGCGGATATCGTCTATTCCGATGTTTGGACCTCCATGGGGCAGGAAATCGAGAATAGCATTCGCTTAGAAGCTTTTAAAAATTATCAAATCAATGGTGAACTTGTAAATCTTGCTAAAGAAGATTATTTATTCATGCATTGCCTGCCTGCACACAGGGAAGAAGAGGTAACGGCTGAAGTCATCGATGGACCTAATTCCGTCGTTTTCCACCAAGCCGGAAATCGTCTGCATGCCCAAAAAGCGGTTCTAGTGGATTTAATGTCTTAA
- a CDS encoding YjzC family protein, with amino-acid sequence MGQNRQFKPGQKAPNNGTYVEIGETGSTVVNPKMVKLDAGDAFPETSNHNRIWTYQRKP; translated from the coding sequence ATGGGGCAAAATCGTCAATTCAAGCCAGGTCAGAAAGCGCCTAACAATGGGACCTACGTAGAAATCGGTGAAACTGGCAGCACGGTAGTGAATCCGAAAATGGTAAAACTTGATGCAGGGGACGCTTTTCCTGAAACATCCAATCACAACCGGATATGGACATATCAGCGAAAGCCATGA
- a CDS encoding IclR family transcriptional regulator, producing the protein MEIVKSGSTIQSLQIGMSIIDLLASQRNPLRFSDIQELTDITKSNLYKYLNTLTQLELLYRDKTTGMYHLGSKLIQYGMAAIGNEDITSRITPYLQEISHNTSCTVLFSVWTYDGPITAKIWNSNQNLNIGAQLGTRLPPSSSSGKVFTVFQDPSLTADWIEKDRNVTGPFLKETNEYHDIRKYKIAFAKEPLVPSVSSMSIPVFNYNSELLGAITAVGFTESIPDHYDDPLSHYLRKSYLEISKIFGYTAE; encoded by the coding sequence ATGGAAATCGTAAAATCCGGTTCGACGATTCAATCATTACAAATAGGGATGAGCATCATAGATTTACTTGCTTCCCAAAGAAATCCGTTAAGATTCTCTGATATTCAAGAATTAACGGACATAACGAAAAGTAACCTATATAAGTATTTGAATACATTGACTCAACTGGAGTTACTATATCGTGATAAGACAACCGGTATGTATCACCTTGGGAGCAAATTGATTCAATATGGCATGGCAGCCATAGGAAATGAGGACATCACGAGCAGAATAACACCTTATTTACAGGAAATTAGTCACAATACCTCTTGCACAGTCCTTTTTTCCGTTTGGACATACGATGGACCAATCACGGCAAAAATATGGAATTCCAACCAAAACTTAAACATCGGGGCCCAGTTGGGTACGCGTCTTCCCCCATCATCCTCTTCAGGTAAAGTATTCACTGTTTTTCAGGATCCTTCCTTGACAGCGGACTGGATTGAAAAAGATCGTAATGTTACCGGGCCTTTCCTGAAAGAAACAAATGAATATCATGATATTCGGAAATACAAGATCGCTTTTGCCAAAGAGCCTCTTGTACCTTCTGTTTCCTCGATGTCCATCCCGGTTTTTAATTATAATTCAGAATTATTGGGAGCGATCACTGCCGTTGGATTCACCGAAAGCATTCCAGATCATTACGATGATCCCTTAAGCCACTATTTAAGAAAGAGCTATTTGGAGATCTCGAAAATATTCGGTTACACCGCTGAATGA
- a CDS encoding fumarylacetoacetate hydrolase family protein, which yields MKLVTFSSQGFKRIGAIYPDNVIVDLNYAYQALLESEGKLRSEQIAEAYVPATMEAFLQGGNESLSIAKKAADYALNNRDSFRHKIVHEIEDIKLEAPIQKPSKIICVGHNYREHIAEMGRELPPFPVVFAKFANTVIGPQDDIPFFPISEQLDYEAEFAFVVGQRARNVSKEDALDYVAGYTIANDVTYRDIQRRTLEWLQGKTVEGSAPLGPWLVTSDELSDPSGLNVRLTVNGEERQKTNTSNFVFDVKYLVEFLSNLMTLEPGDIVLTGTPGGVGVARDPQVFLKDGDVVKIEIDKIGYLENRVRLVGEGK from the coding sequence ATGAAATTAGTAACTTTCAGCAGTCAGGGATTTAAACGTATTGGTGCAATTTACCCAGATAATGTAATAGTGGATTTGAACTATGCCTATCAAGCGCTTCTTGAAAGCGAAGGGAAACTCCGCAGTGAACAAATCGCTGAAGCGTATGTCCCTGCAACAATGGAGGCATTTTTACAGGGAGGGAATGAAAGCCTTTCCATCGCGAAAAAGGCAGCGGATTATGCATTGAACAATCGTGATTCCTTCAGACATAAAATTGTACATGAAATTGAAGATATAAAGCTTGAGGCCCCTATCCAAAAGCCAAGCAAAATTATTTGTGTCGGACATAACTACCGTGAACACATTGCTGAAATGGGTCGCGAATTGCCGCCATTCCCTGTGGTATTCGCAAAGTTCGCCAATACAGTAATCGGTCCCCAGGATGATATACCGTTTTTCCCAATCTCTGAACAACTTGATTATGAAGCGGAATTCGCTTTTGTAGTCGGACAAAGGGCACGTAATGTTTCAAAAGAAGATGCTCTTGATTATGTAGCTGGTTATACAATTGCGAATGATGTTACGTACCGTGATATCCAACGGCGTACACTTGAGTGGCTTCAAGGGAAAACGGTTGAAGGAAGTGCTCCGTTGGGGCCTTGGTTAGTCACTTCCGATGAACTATCCGATCCATCTGGCTTAAATGTCCGATTAACGGTAAATGGTGAAGAACGCCAAAAAACGAATACATCCAACTTCGTATTCGATGTGAAGTATTTAGTTGAATTCTTATCGAATTTAATGACTCTTGAACCAGGTGACATCGTACTCACAGGAACACCGGGTGGGGTAGGAGTAGCCCGTGATCCACAAGTGTTCTTAAAAGATGGTGACGTTGTCAAAATCGAAATCGACAAAATAGGTTATCTTGAAAACCGTGTGCGACTTGTCGGGGAGGGAAAATAA
- a CDS encoding DinB family protein yields the protein MAYQEIGISIQSVHQSIDHILETVANLPEETIRYKLADDEWSIMQILSHLAEAIPYWLGEVETVIAKPGAKWGRGLQDPARLAAVTHTDKLAVDDVLKQLEELKYKVESRLGNLDEETLSRESPHRNFAKFGNKPVSYIVEHFIDEHISGHYDQIKRNLSKIQ from the coding sequence ATGGCTTATCAGGAAATCGGGATATCAATCCAATCGGTTCACCAATCAATCGACCACATTCTTGAGACAGTGGCAAATCTCCCGGAGGAAACGATCAGATATAAGCTTGCAGATGATGAATGGTCAATCATGCAGATACTTTCCCATTTAGCTGAGGCCATCCCTTATTGGTTAGGTGAAGTGGAAACTGTAATAGCGAAGCCTGGAGCCAAATGGGGGCGTGGCTTGCAAGATCCAGCCCGATTGGCAGCCGTTACCCATACTGACAAACTTGCTGTTGATGATGTCTTGAAACAATTGGAGGAGCTTAAATATAAAGTGGAAAGCAGGCTCGGGAATTTAGATGAAGAAACACTATCTAGAGAATCGCCACACCGAAATTTCGCAAAATTCGGAAACAAACCCGTTTCTTATATTGTGGAACACTTCATCGATGAACATATTTCAGGACACTACGATCAAATTAAGCGAAATCTTTCTAAAATCCAGTGA
- a CDS encoding cupin domain-containing protein: protein MAEKLEYMNSAIVKDFTKDIQQYNLGPLWEAIPALMDHEPKPHAHAYLWKEELLTKKLMEAAEIFTPDRGGERRAIYFQNPGLTYRQPWGWASTTQTLYAAVQLLLPGEVAPSHRHSQSALRFITNGEGAYTIVQGERIFMEEGDFLITPKNLWHGHGHVGEKPMIWMDALDIPTIYSIGGTFFEPYPDRVETPKRPDDFSELRYQGGMVRPISDRYSQVAPLANYKWKGTKAAIEGLMNFEPDPFEGFAVEYINPSNGQTANPTMGAWMQKLPKGFHTKAHRHTHSTIYQVHQGSGYTVINGVRFDWSKGDYFVVPNWAWHEHVAEADSYLFSVNDLPIMERFDLEQQQALDTNNGYQKVESEFKPVLV from the coding sequence ATGGCTGAAAAATTGGAATACATGAATAGTGCAATCGTAAAGGATTTTACAAAGGATATTCAGCAGTATAACCTTGGGCCTCTGTGGGAAGCCATTCCCGCTCTGATGGACCATGAACCTAAACCACATGCCCATGCTTATTTATGGAAAGAAGAGCTTTTGACTAAAAAGTTGATGGAAGCAGCTGAAATCTTCACACCTGATCGAGGAGGGGAGCGGAGGGCCATTTATTTTCAAAACCCAGGCTTAACTTATCGTCAGCCTTGGGGATGGGCTTCGACAACACAAACGCTTTATGCAGCGGTTCAGCTATTGTTGCCTGGTGAAGTGGCTCCTTCCCATCGTCACTCTCAAAGTGCCCTTCGTTTCATTACAAATGGTGAGGGTGCCTACACCATCGTGCAAGGAGAAAGGATATTCATGGAAGAAGGGGATTTCTTGATCACGCCAAAAAACCTATGGCATGGTCATGGTCATGTTGGAGAAAAACCGATGATTTGGATGGATGCCCTTGATATCCCAACTATCTATTCAATAGGTGGCACTTTCTTTGAACCATACCCAGACCGGGTTGAAACGCCTAAACGGCCTGATGATTTTTCAGAGCTCCGTTATCAAGGCGGAATGGTTCGTCCGATATCCGATCGTTATTCACAAGTGGCACCGCTTGCCAACTACAAATGGAAAGGCACCAAAGCAGCGATAGAAGGATTAATGAACTTCGAACCAGATCCATTTGAAGGTTTTGCTGTGGAATATATCAATCCTTCAAATGGACAAACGGCAAATCCGACGATGGGGGCATGGATGCAGAAACTGCCAAAAGGATTCCATACCAAAGCACATCGCCATACCCATTCCACAATCTATCAAGTGCACCAAGGTTCAGGCTATACGGTCATTAATGGAGTGCGTTTTGATTGGTCCAAGGGAGATTATTTCGTCGTTCCGAATTGGGCTTGGCATGAGCATGTTGCAGAAGCCGATTCTTACTTATTCTCGGTAAACGACCTACCAATAATGGAGAGATTCGATTTGGAACAGCAACAGGCATTAGACACAAACAATGGTTACCAAAAGGTTGAAAGTGAATTCAAGCCTGTTTTGGTTTGA